One window of Oncorhynchus tshawytscha isolate Ot180627B unplaced genomic scaffold, Otsh_v2.0 Un_contig_2910_pilon_pilon, whole genome shotgun sequence genomic DNA carries:
- the LOC121844910 gene encoding target of Myb protein 1-like isoform X2, whose translation MEFLTGNPFTTPVGQRIEYATSSSLQSEDWALNMDICDIINETEEGPRDSYKAIKKRIVGNKNFREVMLALTVLEACVKNCGHRFHVLVSTREFVEGVLVRSILPKNNPPLVLHDRVLSLIQAWADAFRSSPALTGVVSVYEDLRRKGLEFPMTELDGYSPNHTPNRVKKLKTDLGVVRGNLTVMSDMMSQLDPATAKHSDTELLQELYAACKDMQDKIMELVPRLSEEKLTEELLVANDEINATFTRYQRFQRQRATMQSPTYVNLIDLSAAIKPVVTAPTHSQLSRSTVDTVSSQMTGLRMREFDEFAQNRSITQTQLRPSERNEGVADSLAQAQNTRLQNTGTIPVSQTSVMDDIEKWLDVNEEDDMADSEGVTSEEFDRFLAERARAAERLPSLKASSRDDNNYSES comes from the exons ATGGAATTTCTGACAGGGAACCCGTTTACTACACCGGTGGGCCAGCGAATAG AATATGCAACCAGCTCCAGTCTCCAGTCGGAGGACTGGGCTCTCAACATGGACATCTGTGACATCATCAACGAGACAGAGGAGGG GCCTAGAGATTCATACAAAGCAATAAAGAAGAGGATTGTTGGAAACAAGAACTTCAGAGAGGTCATGCTGGCATTGACT GTGCTGGAAGCGTGTGTGAAGAACTGTGGCCACAGGTTCCATGTGCTAGTCTCAACCAGGGAGTTTGTTGAGGGGGTTCTTGTCAGGTCCATCTTACCCAAGAACAATCCCCCTCTGGTCCTGCATGACAGGGTGCTCAGCCTTATACAG GCATGGGCAGACGCATTCCGCAGCTCGCCAGCTCTGACGGGCGTGGTCTCTGTGTACGAGGACCTGAGACGGAaaggactggagtttcccatgACTGAACTGGACGGATACTCTCCCAATCACACTCCAAATAGG GTTAAAAAGTTGAAGACCGACCTGGGAGTGGTTCGAGGTAACCTGACAGTGATGTCAGATATGATGTCTCAACTGGATCCAGCAACAGCTAAGCATTCAGACACAGAGCTGCTTCAG GAGTTGTATGCAGCATGTAAAGACATGCAGGATAAGATAATGGAGCTGGTCCCAAGACTCAGTGAGGAGAAACTGACAGAGGAGCTGCTGGTTGCCAACGATGAAATCAATGCCACATTCACTCGCTACCAGAG GTTTCAGAGACAAAGAGCTACAATGCAG AGCCCGACCTACGTCAACCTTATTGACCTCAGTGCAGCAATCAAGCCTGTTGTTACAGCTCCCACCCACAGCCAGCTCAGCCGATCAACAGTGGACACAGTGTCTAGTCAGATGACAGGACTCC GTATGAGGGAATTTGATGAATTTGCACAGAACAGGAGCATCACACAGACACAACTAAGACCGAG TGAGCGGAATGAAGGTGTTGCCGACAGTCTGGCTCAAGCACAAAACACCAGATTACAGAACACTGGAACG ATCCCTGTGAGTCAGACGTCTGTGATGGATGACATTGAGAAGTGGCTGGATGTGAACGAG GAGGACGACATGGCTGATTCAGAGGGTGTGACAAGTGAGG AGTTTGACAGGTTTCTGGCAGAAAGAGCGAGAGCAGCAGAGCGACTCCCGTCCCTGAAAGCTTCTTCTCGTGACGACAACAACTACTCTGAGTCATAG
- the LOC121844910 gene encoding target of Myb protein 1-like isoform X1: protein MEFLTGNPFTTPVGQRIEYATSSSLQSEDWALNMDICDIINETEEGPRDSYKAIKKRIVGNKNFREVMLALTVLEACVKNCGHRFHVLVSTREFVEGVLVRSILPKNNPPLVLHDRVLSLIQAWADAFRSSPALTGVVSVYEDLRRKGLEFPMTELDGYSPNHTPNRTVPDNGPIVTVSAAPSSPRPVPISPQLPASQQSEQIPLTFTPYQVKKLKTDLGVVRGNLTVMSDMMSQLDPATAKHSDTELLQELYAACKDMQDKIMELVPRLSEEKLTEELLVANDEINATFTRYQRFQRQRATMQSPTYVNLIDLSAAIKPVVTAPTHSQLSRSTVDTVSSQMTGLRMREFDEFAQNRSITQTQLRPSERNEGVADSLAQAQNTRLQNTGTIPVSQTSVMDDIEKWLDVNEEDDMADSEGVTSEEFDRFLAERARAAERLPSLKASSRDDNNYSES, encoded by the exons ATGGAATTTCTGACAGGGAACCCGTTTACTACACCGGTGGGCCAGCGAATAG AATATGCAACCAGCTCCAGTCTCCAGTCGGAGGACTGGGCTCTCAACATGGACATCTGTGACATCATCAACGAGACAGAGGAGGG GCCTAGAGATTCATACAAAGCAATAAAGAAGAGGATTGTTGGAAACAAGAACTTCAGAGAGGTCATGCTGGCATTGACT GTGCTGGAAGCGTGTGTGAAGAACTGTGGCCACAGGTTCCATGTGCTAGTCTCAACCAGGGAGTTTGTTGAGGGGGTTCTTGTCAGGTCCATCTTACCCAAGAACAATCCCCCTCTGGTCCTGCATGACAGGGTGCTCAGCCTTATACAG GCATGGGCAGACGCATTCCGCAGCTCGCCAGCTCTGACGGGCGTGGTCTCTGTGTACGAGGACCTGAGACGGAaaggactggagtttcccatgACTGAACTGGACGGATACTCTCCCAATCACACTCCAAATAGG ACTGTGCCTGATAACGGGCCTATTGTCACTGTATCTGCTGCACCCTCATCCCCCAGGCCTGTCCCCATATCACCACAGCTTCCTGCATCCCAACAGAGCGAGCAGATACCCCTCACCTTCACACCTTATCAG GTTAAAAAGTTGAAGACCGACCTGGGAGTGGTTCGAGGTAACCTGACAGTGATGTCAGATATGATGTCTCAACTGGATCCAGCAACAGCTAAGCATTCAGACACAGAGCTGCTTCAG GAGTTGTATGCAGCATGTAAAGACATGCAGGATAAGATAATGGAGCTGGTCCCAAGACTCAGTGAGGAGAAACTGACAGAGGAGCTGCTGGTTGCCAACGATGAAATCAATGCCACATTCACTCGCTACCAGAG GTTTCAGAGACAAAGAGCTACAATGCAG AGCCCGACCTACGTCAACCTTATTGACCTCAGTGCAGCAATCAAGCCTGTTGTTACAGCTCCCACCCACAGCCAGCTCAGCCGATCAACAGTGGACACAGTGTCTAGTCAGATGACAGGACTCC GTATGAGGGAATTTGATGAATTTGCACAGAACAGGAGCATCACACAGACACAACTAAGACCGAG TGAGCGGAATGAAGGTGTTGCCGACAGTCTGGCTCAAGCACAAAACACCAGATTACAGAACACTGGAACG ATCCCTGTGAGTCAGACGTCTGTGATGGATGACATTGAGAAGTGGCTGGATGTGAACGAG GAGGACGACATGGCTGATTCAGAGGGTGTGACAAGTGAGG AGTTTGACAGGTTTCTGGCAGAAAGAGCGAGAGCAGCAGAGCGACTCCCGTCCCTGAAAGCTTCTTCTCGTGACGACAACAACTACTCTGAGTCATAG